TTCTGCGGCGAGGACGCCGTTTTCGGTTGGAATTGAAACTTTCATCAAAAAACCTCCTTAAAGTTGTGGTGCCGATAATTCTGATAGTCGTTGCCGTAATGCCGGGTCGACCGCGGTGATATAGAGCCCATAGCGCCCGCGTTTCATTAAAACGTTAATCGAATTAAAAACGATTTGTACTTTTAATTTCGCCAGTTCACCTAAATCTGATCGATTTTTAAAGGCCTCTTGATCTTCGTAGTGGTCCAAATGAATGATGACGCGATCCGTTGCGGCATCGTAGCCCACCGATGGGCCTAAAATAACACCGGCGTAGTTGAGGTCGAAGCCTTGAATCGTATAAATTGAGCCAACTTCATTTAAGGTTTCGGGTCGCAAGGCCCATGGATCGTCAGTCAGATTAACTTTATCCCACGGGAGCTTGAGATGACCGGCAGTGACGTACCAAGTGCCATGATTGACCACATAGGGAAAGTCGGCAGTCGCAATGAGGCGCGCCAAGTGTACTTGCTGATCACGTTGGCGAATTAGGTCATACATGGGTTGACCGTCAGCAAAAATCCGGAAATCAAAGTTCGCATCAACGGGTTGTGGCAATAAGTGGCCTTGGGTGAATTGGTCGATCCAATTCACCACCTGTGCATTCCCAGTAACTCGGAATTGCTCATCTAAATTGAACGTTTCGTGTGGATATTGGGCTAAGAAAGGTTGTAAATCCGCCGCTTGCCAGTAACTTTTTAATTTTAAGACTTGATGGCTGTCGAAGACTAAGACGACTACCCGGCTATGCTTGATGAGTTCCGCTAACTGATTTTGACCGTTAAAGCGATTATAACGGTCGGGTTGGGTGAGTAAAAGGTGCGCTTCATCAATAAAGACCACATCAGCCTGGTGGTCAGTTTTGCTTAACCGATTAATTAGTGGCGTCGGTTTTTGGAAATCCTTTTTACGTAAATCTGGCGCTGAACCAGCTAATCGTTTATAGATTTTCAGCATTTCGTTGTGATTGACAACTAAATAATTATCAGTGCCCTGTAAGGCGTTTGGCGTTTCACTGCGACTTAAGGCTTGTAAACGACTAAAAGCAGCGGCTAGCACAGCACTTTTGCCAGTACCGGCATCGCCGTGAATGACGAATAAGCCAGTCGTCGGTTGCGCCAAATGCGTGGTGATAAAAGTCAGTAACGCATGTTCTAATTGTTGTTGTGCGGGTGACAAAGCGGCTGTCGCGGTCAGCTTAAAGGTCGCCGCACTAAGTTCAGTTGTCATAAAAAGCCCCCTGTCGCTTATTGTAACGTAACGTCAGTATTAATTGAAATGATAATAATTACAGTCGGTGGTAAAATAAGATTAAACGAGTTGGTTCTGGGAGGGATATTTATGAGGCTTGATTTTTCGGTGGCAGTTCACAGTTTATTGTACTTAGATGATCATCGGGCAGATAAGGTATCTAGCCGCGAATTAGCGCAATCTTTACATTTGAATCCAGTAATGATTCGTAATATTTTGTCTGTGTTACATAAGGCAGGCTATCTGCTTGGGACAGTCGGTAAATATGGCGGTTACCAACTAGAGAAACCCTTAGTTGCGATGAATTTAGGCGATTTATATGACTTAACGATTCCACCCACTTTGAGTTATGCGCGCTTTATTACCGGCCATTCCCGAACCGATGATGAGGTTGAGACTTCGCCGATTGCGGCCAATTTAAGCGAATCATTGACTGACTTGTTTACGGTGGCGGACCAACAGTATCGGGCCTATTATCATCAATTTACGATGGCTGACTTAAAACGCGATACCCACCATCATGGGTATTTTTTGGCGCAAAAGCCACCTTTAGATTCTTAATGTGAGGCGTAAAATCCCTCAAAAACTTAGGCTAGTAGTTGCTACCAGCTTACTTTGAAACGGAATAGCGTTAGCGGATTGTCGCGGGTGCTTGAACGTGCTATCTTTAATGACATTAAAGGTAACCAGCATTTAAGAGGAGGCCCTGGCAATGGCACCACGTTTAGTCTTAGTTCATGAAACTGACCGTTATCGGGAATTATCAGAAAGTCGTTATTGGGTAGAATCTGCTGATTTTTGGGGTGTGGATGGTCGTGGTAATACGGTTAATGAAGCCATCGGCAATCTTTTAACTCACTTAGTGCAATATTGTCGTGACTATTACCAACGGAACTTATGGCAACTGGACAATCGGTTGTTACAGCTAGATCATGTCGATGCCGTATTGGCTTACGTCAAGGCCGGCAAATCACCGGCGCCGTTATTTCGTTTCAAAGTGTTGCCATGTACAACCACTGCCTTGACCAGATAATTGATAAATTCTTAAAGAAGCATTCATATTTCCACCACAATCCTGCGGTACACTGAACCATATTATGGGAACTGCAAACTATTGGAGGGTTGTTTGATGGATTTAGATAAAGTTTATCAACTGATGGATAAGTTTGAGCAAAGTAGTTTAACTGATTTTGAATATCGTGATCAAGAATTTGAGATTCAACTGGGTAAAAAGGGTCATCGTAAAGCAACCGTGGCCGGCCAGCCGGTTCCGTTACCTAACGCGCCCGTTACTGAGGTAGCCCCCGTGACACCAGCGCCAGTCGTGAACACGCCGGTGACCCCAGCAGCGACACCCACTCCGGTGGGGACGCGGTTAGCGCCAGAACAGACTACCGATGAAATTGACCCCAAAGAATGTGTGACGGCGCCAGTCGTGGGTATATATTATCAAGCACATTCGGCGGATGAAGCGCCTTATGTTAAGATTGGCGATCATGTTAGTGTGGGTCAACAAGTGGGCTTGATTCAGGCGATGCAGATGATGCGGCCAGTCGTAGCCCAACAAGCTGGGCAAGTAAAGGCCTTATTAGCTAAAAATGGTGATGAAGTTAACTTTGGGCAACCATTATTACAATTGGCGTTAGATACGCCTAGTGAGGTTTAACTCGTTCTTAAAATTAATAAAAACGGCAGCGACGACTTATCCTAGTTGGATGAGTTATCGTTGTCGTTTTTTGCGTTAGTGCTAAATGACTGATTAGTTATCTTGACGTGTGGCGGCCAAGTCAATTTCACGAATATTAACATTTTGAGGCATGTCATAGATGAATTTGACCGTTGTGGCAACGTCTTTCGCAGCCAAAGTCGTGCCGCCCATGGTGGCTTTCCAAGCTTCATAATCGGTTAAGGCTTGTTGGTCCGTCACGTGAGTCAATAGTTCAGTTTCACCGGCACCCGGTGCGACTAGTGAGATACGCACATTATCATTGGCGACTTCTTGGCGAATCGTTTCGGATAAGCCGTGGACACCAAATTTACTAGCGACGTAAGCCGCATGGTTAATGAAAGATTTAAACCCAGCAATTGACGACATGTTGATGATGGTTCCGTGTTGGCGAGCAACCATCGCTGGGAGCACGATTTGAGTGCCATTCAAAACGCCCATGACATTGGTGTCGAGCATTGTTTGCCATTCTTTCGGGTCTTGTCGCTGCACATTACCGAGTAACATCACGCCGGCATTGTTGATTAACAAATCAGTGGCACCGTATTGTGCTTCGGCGGTCCGAATGGCTTGCTCTAAAGCGGCATAATCGGTCACATCAACGGCTGCCGTGAGGACATTATCAAAGTTTAAAGGTAATGCTTTGATTTTTTCAAGTCGCCGACCTAATAAAAGTAAGGGGTAGCCTGCAGCATTAAATAGTTTTGCGTCTTCAGCGCCAAAGCCGGAGCTAGCACCGGTAATAACGACCAATGGTTTTTGTGTTTTCATAAGTAGCCTCCAAATTAATAACTTGATTGATTGTAGTATATAATCTAGAGTTAACTCTAAGTCAAGTAAAATTAAAAGAAGGAAGTTTTAGAGATGACCTATTCAATCGGCGAAGTTGCCAAAAAGTTAGCGATTAGCCCATACACGTTACGCTACTATGATAAAGCCGGGCTATTACCCTTTGTTGATCGGAATGCAGCCGGTCGCCGGCGATTTAAAGATAATGATTTTAATTATTTGGAAGTAATCATGTGTTTAAAGGAAGCCGAGGTACCAGTAAAACAAATTGCAGCGTTCATTGCACTTTGTATGGCTGGTGATACAACGTTGCAAAGTCGGTATGACTATTTAGACCAGCACGAGACCGAGTTGGAAGAAAAAATGGCCCGGATGCAACAGACGTTAGACTTTTTACGTTGGAAAAAGTGGTATTACAAGACTGCTTTGCAAGCGGGAACGGAAACAAGCCATTATTTACCGCACACCAATCACGTGGATCCAGCGGTCCGGCAGGAATTTGATCGGTTAGTAGCTAACGGTGCGGACCCTAAGCAGTTAGGCCAATTGCATGCGGCTGATCAACGAGTCGCGGATTAAATGTGAAGCCTGGGCCAAAAGTCAGTTGGTGTCGCTTAACCTTCCAATCAGAGGTTAACGCGCATTAACTGACTTTTGGGCCCCTTTTTTGTTTGCAAAAATGGTGATTTGATGAGAAATCGGTCACGGTCATGGGGGCAAGTTACTTCATATTAAGCGGGTGCTTTTGGAGTGACTCAAGTTTGGAGACTTATCGAACGCGAGGGTTTAGCCACGTCCTCGTCTGGTGGATTTGTTAAGCTTAAGTTGTTACTAAGTCAAATAAGGAGGCGCGCGATGTTTTATGATCAAACTTCACAAACGGTATTGACTGATTTAGCTACGAGCCGGCAGACCGGCTTATCGGTAGCTGAGGCCCAACAACGACTTATTAAGGCTGGCAAAAATGAAATGCAAACTGACCCGCCGACTCCGATTTGGTTAGTGTTGTTGCGGAGTTTTAAAGAACCCTTAGTGATTATTTTATTGTTGGCGGCATTATTATCAGTCATTAGCGGTAGTTATGACTTAATTCAGACTGGCAATGGGGATCATGCCCGGTCATCATTTTATGAAGCAATTGCCATTATCATTTTGATATTGATTAACAGTGGCTTGTCCGTCTGGCAAACGGTGAATGCGCGAAAATCATTGGCGGGATTAAAAGCGATGAATAATCATCAAGTGGCCGTGTTACGTGATGATTTATGGGATAAAGTGGCGGCTAACCAGCTGGTCACCGGTGATATTATTAGTGTTAAAACCGGCGACTTTATTGAAGCGGATGTTCGTTGGATTAAAGTTTCGGAACTGCAAGTGCTCGAAGCACATTTGACTGGCGAATCAGAGCCGATTATGAAAACGGTTACTGAACTAGCAACCGCCACTGACTTAGGTGATCGCAAAAATATGGGTTATTCAGGCTCAACGGTCACTAATGGGGCGGGCTATGCCGTAGTTGTGGCGACCGGAATGGCGACCGAATTGGGCAAAATCGCTAGCTTATTACAAACGACGCCAGAGCAAAAGACCCCGATTGAAAAGACGATTAACGAGCTGACGCACAAGTTAATGTTGGTTGCAGGTGGCATCGTGATTTTCACCTTGTTGGCGGGTAGTCTGAAAACTTGGTTGACGACGGGGAGCTTCTCATTTACGAGCTTTATGGCCTTGTTAGCCACGGCGATTGCCTTAGCGGTGGCGGCGATTCCCGATGCGTTACCAGCAGTATTGTCAATCGTCTTGACGATTGGGGCGACGGTATTAGCCAAGCGTAATGGGCTCATTAAATCGCTTAATAGTGTGGAAACTTTGGGGTCCACGACGTATATTGCTTCCGACAAAACCGGCACCTTAACTAAAAATGAAATGACGGTCACACGCTTTTTTGCTAATGGAATTGATTTTGAGGTTGAAGGTCGCGGTTACGAGCCGTTGGGCGAGATTACGCCGTCAGCTCAAGTGACGGCGGCGCAGCAATTTATCAGTGCTAGTATTTTGGATAATGAAGCCAATGTGTCTAAAACTGAAAATGGGGCCTATGTACCATTCGGTAATCCGACCGATGTGGCGTTGGTTGTTCTAGGCTTAAAAGCGGGCTTGGATCGCGCTGAATTGTTAAATCAACCAGCAACGGCTGATGTTGATATCCTGCGCCTGTTTCCATTTGATAGTACCCGTAAGTTAATGAGTGTGGTTATCAGAAGTGGTCAAACCTATAAAGTGATTACCAAAGGGGCGCCAGATGTGCTATTGAAACGAGCCGTAGCGGTTGAATTAAATGGTGAACGGGTCCCGATTGCGACGGGGCGGGCGCCGTTTACTGCTAAGATTGATGAGTTTGCCGCAGCAGCCTTGCGTACCTTGGCGGTAGGTGAGCGGGTGGTCACCAAAGCTGAAGCCCTGGATTTGCCAATGGCTGAATTGGAACAGCAGGTAAGGTTATTAGGATTGGCGGGTATTATTGATCCACCGCGCGAAGAGGTGCGGCAATCGGTCGCCACGTTACACCAAGCAAAGATTAACGTGGTTATGATTACTGGCGACCATGCTAAAACGGCCCAAGCCATCGCTGTAAAATTAGGCATTGTTGCCGCCGATGGGCCAGCCGCTATGGAGGGGCAACAGCTTGATCAATTAACGGATGATGAATTATATGAAAAGGTGCCGGCAATTCGGGTGTATGCCCGCGTCTCACCGGAACACAAACAACGGATTATCCGACAATTACAACGGCATGGCGAAGTGGTTGCCATGACTGGCGATGGCGTGAATGATGCGCCCGCATTGCGAGTAGCGGATATTGGGATTGCGATGGGGATTAACGGGACGGATGTCACCAAGGATTCGGCCGATTTAATTCTATTAGATGATAAATTCACGACCATCGAACATTCTGTCGCAGCTGGCCGAACTATTTTTACTAATATTAAAAATTTTATGCGTCACGAGTTAACTACCAATGTGGCCGAGGTCTTGTCCTTGTTGTTCGGCCTATTGTTGATTACACATGATATTGGTCAAGTTGGCAGTAATGTGCCAACGCTGACCGCATTAATGGTGCTATGGGTGAATATGGTTAGTGATGCGTTACCATCGTTTGCATTGGGATATGATGTTCCCGAAGCGGATATTATGCAGGTGCCTCCACGGAATACGCATCAATCCATCTTGGCGAATGGCATGCTACCACGGGTGCTGGTGCGGGGGACGGTAATGGGCCTGACGGTGTTTATCGCGTTTATCTGGGCTGCCAGTAGTGGTATGTCCATTCAAGCAGCTCAAACCGTGGCCTTTTTAACCTTAGTTTTTGGGCAACTCTGGCATGTATTTGATGCGCGGAGTGCCAAAACGCTATTTCACCGCAATCCGTTTAGTAATCCAAAATTAGTGTTAGCAGTGGCTTTTTCAGCGCTAAGTTCGCTGTTTGTGACGATGTCGCCGTTCTTTAACGAAGTTATGGGAACGGCCCGACTAAGCAAGCTGGTCTATCTGATGGTTATCTTCTTACCAGCAGTGCCCGTACTAGTTATTTCAGCGATTAAGGCATTAGTTTTAAGTAAGCGATAAACTGGAATCTAGTCTCAAAAAAGGACACCTCGGTCAGCATTATCCGACCAAGGTGTCTTTGCGATTTTCTTTAAAATGATTTAGCCAATTGCGGCAATTGTTTTCAAGAACCAAGCATTAAAAGCCGGGGCATCAATATCCACACAGACGGTTGCGTTGGTTTGACCCGCATGGTAAGCGCCACGAGTATCACCAACGGTTTCGCCATTGGCGGGGCCTTCCGTCTGTACGTCAATCCACATCGCCTTAGTTGTAAAGGCTTCTGGATGTAGGAGATAGAACAATGTATTTACATCATGCATGGGCAAGCCAGTCTGATCGCCATCTTGATAATGGTTGAAGAGGGCATGTAGCATGGCGCCAGTCCGGCCTAGACTTGGTAATTGTTGCATGGTTGCCGGTGTTAGCAGTGCTTTCATTGTGACGTCGAGACCGACCATCGTAATTGGCACACCCGCGGCATACATAATTGCGGCCGCATGTGGATCGGTAAAGACATTAAATTCAGCCGCACTGGTCATATTACCTTGACCTAAGGTGCCCCCCATCGCAACGATTTCTTTAATGTGTGGCAAAACTTCTGGATAAGTTTTAAAAAGTAGGGCGATATTAGTGTAAGCACCCGTGGGGACTAACGTGATGGGGTGTTCAGCTTGCATAATATGATCACGTAAAGCTTCAACCGCCGTTTCGGCCAGCGGCTGAGCTAGATCAGTTGGAAAATCATAACCTGGCATGCCTGAAACGCCATGCACCCGGACAGCATCTTCAAACGGTTTGATTAACGGTTGGGCTGCGCCGGCTGCGACGGGAACGGCGCTATTGAAAAAGCGCGTTAATTTTAAAGCATTTAAAGTGGTTTTATCAACGGTCACATTGCCGGCAACGGTCGTGATGAGGTCTAAATCAAAGGCAGGATGGTTGATGGCAATGGTGATTGCAGCGGCGTCATCAATCCCTGGGTCCGTATCCATAATAATTTTGGTTGACATAAGTATTCCCTCCAAATGGTGTTAAGTTTAGTGATACCACTGTGTATAGCAGTGTTCAATTAACTGAATCGTTTGTTTGGTGATTGCCGGTGTCATGACCGGACTAGTGAGCTGGTGGTGACTTAGTAAGTCGCAAAAATGATTGATTTCAAAAACAAATTCACTTTGCTGGGTGACTTTAAGTTGTCGTGGCGGTTGGTCATTTAAAGCTAAGGTCGCATGGTCAGTTTTCCAATAATTGGGAATGGTGATAGTCCCTAAATCGCCGTGAATCACCATTTGACTGGGTTGTGGTTGGGCGGCCGTAATTAAGAGGTTAACCAAGCAGTCGTCAAGGCTCAGACTGAGGGCGGCTTGGGTATCGGTCAGGCCGGTCGGAATTGTGGCGACCCCGGTGACTTCTAGGGTGGTGGGTGCCAACAAGTATTGGAGATAATCTAAAGCGTAGGCGCCACTGCCATATAGCGCGCCGCCACCAGCCGCACGGTTAGTGAACCAACCAGTAGGGTTACCCCGCGGATGATATTCTGTGATGTTGATTGTGCGTACGGTACCCAGCGTTCCAGCCTGCAATAACTGTTTGATCTGTTGGGTGATCGGTAAGAAAACGGCTTTTTGCGCTTCCATTAACAGGACCTGGTTTCGCTGTGCAAGGTCAAATAAATCATTAGCTTGGGTCACCGTCATGGTAAAGGGCTTTTCTAACAACACGGCTTGGTGATGTTCAAGGGCCAATTTAGCCAACGGAAAATGGCCGGCATTATAGGTTGGAATATAGACAGCATCTAATTGCGGATTATCAACTAGCGCCGTGTAAGTTGGGGCCACGGTAGCAATGTGACACTGAGCGGCTAGTTGTTGGGCTTTAGTTTGTGAACGAGCTGCAATGGCTAGCGGGGTGGCAACTGGTGATTCGTGCATCCCGGCTACGACACGTGGCACAATTGAAGCAGCACTTAAAATTCCAAATTTGACTGGCATAACCAATCACGACCTTCCAAAATAACTTAGTTCTATTTTAGCATAACCGCAACAGTGAATTCGATTGCATTTGCCGCGTAACTGCCGTAGCATGACAGCAGAACATAGAATATTAGGAGGCAGTTATAATGGGAAAACCACGCGTGATTTTAATTACCGGGGCGTCATCAGGCATTGGAAAAGCGACGGCCCTGAAGCTACAGGCACAGGGTAATATTGTGTATGGAGCGGCTCGCCGGATTGAAAAAATGACGGATTTAGCAGCCAGTGGCGTGCATGTCTTAAAGCTCGATGTAACGGAAGAGGCCACGTTAGTCGCTGCCGTCAAAACGATTAAAACTGAACAAGGTCGGTTAGATATTTTAATTAACAATGCCGGTTATGGTTCTTACGGCGCCCTAGAAGATGTGAGCTTAGCAGAAGGCGAGTATCAGTTTAAAGTCAATGTTTTTGGTGTGATGCGTTTGATTCAACTCGTCTTACCAATGATGCGGGCGCAACATGCCGGGCGGATTATTAATGTCTCGTCGATTGGTGGCAAAATCTATCAACCATTAAGTGCCTGGTACATGGGGACCAAGCATGCGATTGAAGGCATGAGTGACGCATTGCGGATGGAAGTGGCGCCCTTTGGTATTCAAGTTTCAATTATTGAACCCGGTGGGATTAAGACGGAATGGGCTGGAATTGCTGAAGAAAAGTTGTTAGCCATTTCAGGTGAAACGGCTTACGCTAAACAAGCCGTCAAAGTTGGGGCCATGTTGTCGTTATTTGATGAATTTGCGTCGAATCCGGGTGTCATTGCCAAGTTAATGACGCGAGCGGTTAATGATGAGCGTCCAAAAACACGCTACCATGCAGGGATGGGCGCTGGCTTATCGTTAACGGCTCGTCACTGGTTATCTGATCGTCAGTTCGATCGAATGATGGGGCAAATGGTGACTGGTGCGGCTAAGTTAGCCAAGTTACAGCATCGTGGTCAACGGGCAGGTAAGGCCCACTATCGCCGCACAACGAATTAAATGTTAGGTGAAGCATGCAACGCTGCTACTCTGCAGGGTTGCTTTTTTTATTTTGCCACAGCTGAAATAGATAAAAACATTTAAATTAACATTTACGTATCAGCGTGTTAATATAATTAATGTAACTTTTGAAATCACAGCGTTTGAAATGATGAAAGCATTTTAGTGCGGTTTTAAAGTGGGTTATGCTAGGATTAAAAATATTAAGGGAAAAGTACGGGAGGGTAATTATGCAGACCTTGATTCAAACATTAGTTGAACGACGAGGGGATTTATTAACAGCGTTGTGGCAACATTTGGAAATTTCACTAGCAGCGTTAGTCTTAGCCATGGTGATTGCGATGCCATTGGCTATTTGGGCGGTTCGGCGACCTAAAATGGCGGAAGTATTATTGCAATTAACCAGTGTCTTACAAACGATTCCTTCACTAGCTTTGTTGGGACTATTGATTCCACTAGTCGGGATTGGGACGGTACCAGCCGTGATCGCGCTAGTGATTTATGCGTTACTACCGATTTTTCAAAATACATATTTGGGTATTTCAGAAATTGACGAGTCAATTGAAGAAGCTGCGGATGCTTTCGGCATGTCACGAATGCGGAAACTCTTTAAAGTTGAACTGCCAATTGCGATGCCACAAATGATTTCAGGGATTCGGACGGCGTTAGTTTTAATTATTGGGACGGCGACGTTGGCGGCCTTAATTGGGGCCGGTGGTCTCGGGACCTTTATCATGCTGGGAATCGATCGTAACGATACGTCCTTACTATTAATCGGGGCCATTTCATCGGCTTTACTAGCGATTATTTTAAGTGCAATTGTTCGTTGGTTCCAAACGGCTAAAGCAAAATCAGCTTTAATTGTTTTCGT
This genomic window from Lactobacillus sp. CBA3606 contains:
- a CDS encoding acetyl-CoA carboxylase biotin carboxyl carrier protein subunit; translation: MDLDKVYQLMDKFEQSSLTDFEYRDQEFEIQLGKKGHRKATVAGQPVPLPNAPVTEVAPVTPAPVVNTPVTPAATPTPVGTRLAPEQTTDEIDPKECVTAPVVGIYYQAHSADEAPYVKIGDHVSVGQQVGLIQAMQMMRPVVAQQAGQVKALLAKNGDEVNFGQPLLQLALDTPSEV
- the rihC gene encoding ribonucleoside hydrolase RihC — protein: MSTKIIMDTDPGIDDAAAITIAINHPAFDLDLITTVAGNVTVDKTTLNALKLTRFFNSAVPVAAGAAQPLIKPFEDAVRVHGVSGMPGYDFPTDLAQPLAETAVEALRDHIMQAEHPITLVPTGAYTNIALLFKTYPEVLPHIKEIVAMGGTLGQGNMTSAAEFNVFTDPHAAAIMYAAGVPITMVGLDVTMKALLTPATMQQLPSLGRTGAMLHALFNHYQDGDQTGLPMHDVNTLFYLLHPEAFTTKAMWIDVQTEGPANGETVGDTRGAYHAGQTNATVCVDIDAPAFNAWFLKTIAAIG
- a CDS encoding oxidoreductase yields the protein MGKPRVILITGASSGIGKATALKLQAQGNIVYGAARRIEKMTDLAASGVHVLKLDVTEEATLVAAVKTIKTEQGRLDILINNAGYGSYGALEDVSLAEGEYQFKVNVFGVMRLIQLVLPMMRAQHAGRIINVSSIGGKIYQPLSAWYMGTKHAIEGMSDALRMEVAPFGIQVSIIEPGGIKTEWAGIAEEKLLAISGETAYAKQAVKVGAMLSLFDEFASNPGVIAKLMTRAVNDERPKTRYHAGMGAGLSLTARHWLSDRQFDRMMGQMVTGAAKLAKLQHRGQRAGKAHYRRTTN
- a CDS encoding cation-transporting P-type ATPase, with amino-acid sequence MFYDQTSQTVLTDLATSRQTGLSVAEAQQRLIKAGKNEMQTDPPTPIWLVLLRSFKEPLVIILLLAALLSVISGSYDLIQTGNGDHARSSFYEAIAIIILILINSGLSVWQTVNARKSLAGLKAMNNHQVAVLRDDLWDKVAANQLVTGDIISVKTGDFIEADVRWIKVSELQVLEAHLTGESEPIMKTVTELATATDLGDRKNMGYSGSTVTNGAGYAVVVATGMATELGKIASLLQTTPEQKTPIEKTINELTHKLMLVAGGIVIFTLLAGSLKTWLTTGSFSFTSFMALLATAIALAVAAIPDALPAVLSIVLTIGATVLAKRNGLIKSLNSVETLGSTTYIASDKTGTLTKNEMTVTRFFANGIDFEVEGRGYEPLGEITPSAQVTAAQQFISASILDNEANVSKTENGAYVPFGNPTDVALVVLGLKAGLDRAELLNQPATADVDILRLFPFDSTRKLMSVVIRSGQTYKVITKGAPDVLLKRAVAVELNGERVPIATGRAPFTAKIDEFAAAALRTLAVGERVVTKAEALDLPMAELEQQVRLLGLAGIIDPPREEVRQSVATLHQAKINVVMITGDHAKTAQAIAVKLGIVAADGPAAMEGQQLDQLTDDELYEKVPAIRVYARVSPEHKQRIIRQLQRHGEVVAMTGDGVNDAPALRVADIGIAMGINGTDVTKDSADLILLDDKFTTIEHSVAAGRTIFTNIKNFMRHELTTNVAEVLSLLFGLLLITHDIGQVGSNVPTLTALMVLWVNMVSDALPSFALGYDVPEADIMQVPPRNTHQSILANGMLPRVLVRGTVMGLTVFIAFIWAASSGMSIQAAQTVAFLTLVFGQLWHVFDARSAKTLFHRNPFSNPKLVLAVAFSALSSLFVTMSPFFNEVMGTARLSKLVYLMVIFLPAVPVLVISAIKALVLSKR
- a CDS encoding DUF2075 domain-containing protein, which gives rise to MTTELSAATFKLTATAALSPAQQQLEHALLTFITTHLAQPTTGLFVIHGDAGTGKSAVLAAAFSRLQALSRSETPNALQGTDNYLVVNHNEMLKIYKRLAGSAPDLRKKDFQKPTPLINRLSKTDHQADVVFIDEAHLLLTQPDRYNRFNGQNQLAELIKHSRVVVLVFDSHQVLKLKSYWQAADLQPFLAQYPHETFNLDEQFRVTGNAQVVNWIDQFTQGHLLPQPVDANFDFRIFADGQPMYDLIRQRDQQVHLARLIATADFPYVVNHGTWYVTAGHLKLPWDKVNLTDDPWALRPETLNEVGSIYTIQGFDLNYAGVILGPSVGYDAATDRVIIHLDHYEDQEAFKNRSDLGELAKLKVQIVFNSINVLMKRGRYGLYITAVDPALRQRLSELSAPQL
- a CDS encoding Gfo/Idh/MocA family protein; translation: MPVKFGILSAASIVPRVVAGMHESPVATPLAIAARSQTKAQQLAAQCHIATVAPTYTALVDNPQLDAVYIPTYNAGHFPLAKLALEHHQAVLLEKPFTMTVTQANDLFDLAQRNQVLLMEAQKAVFLPITQQIKQLLQAGTLGTVRTINITEYHPRGNPTGWFTNRAAGGGALYGSGAYALDYLQYLLAPTTLEVTGVATIPTGLTDTQAALSLSLDDCLVNLLITAAQPQPSQMVIHGDLGTITIPNYWKTDHATLALNDQPPRQLKVTQQSEFVFEINHFCDLLSHHQLTSPVMTPAITKQTIQLIEHCYTQWYH
- a CDS encoding SDR family oxidoreductase is translated as MKTQKPLVVITGASSGFGAEDAKLFNAAGYPLLLLGRRLEKIKALPLNFDNVLTAAVDVTDYAALEQAIRTAEAQYGATDLLINNAGVMLLGNVQRQDPKEWQTMLDTNVMGVLNGTQIVLPAMVARQHGTIINMSSIAGFKSFINHAAYVASKFGVHGLSETIRQEVANDNVRISLVAPGAGETELLTHVTDQQALTDYEAWKATMGGTTLAAKDVATTVKFIYDMPQNVNIREIDLAATRQDN
- a CDS encoding MerR family transcriptional regulator, with the translated sequence MTYSIGEVAKKLAISPYTLRYYDKAGLLPFVDRNAAGRRRFKDNDFNYLEVIMCLKEAEVPVKQIAAFIALCMAGDTTLQSRYDYLDQHETELEEKMARMQQTLDFLRWKKWYYKTALQAGTETSHYLPHTNHVDPAVRQEFDRLVANGADPKQLGQLHAADQRVAD
- a CDS encoding Rrf2 family transcriptional regulator, with amino-acid sequence MRLDFSVAVHSLLYLDDHRADKVSSRELAQSLHLNPVMIRNILSVLHKAGYLLGTVGKYGGYQLEKPLVAMNLGDLYDLTIPPTLSYARFITGHSRTDDEVETSPIAANLSESLTDLFTVADQQYRAYYHQFTMADLKRDTHHHGYFLAQKPPLDS